In Lagopus muta isolate bLagMut1 chromosome 6, bLagMut1 primary, whole genome shotgun sequence, one DNA window encodes the following:
- the LOC125695273 gene encoding LOW QUALITY PROTEIN: protein mono-ADP-ribosyltransferase PARP14-like (The sequence of the model RefSeq protein was modified relative to this genomic sequence to represent the inferred CDS: substituted 1 base at 1 genomic stop codon), translating into MSCQSSTRSAKDRYLSILLRASVLDDLKNKGVKIDFSKVISLSGPRREVLKGTTLIEQMLSGLHYKRVLINEPGARSYFKERECFFAASVKHECNCLIRLEEQPEEYLEEQQAHTNVGKRYTQMTVQGVLIEVYKANLCTHHVDVVVNASNEDLKHIGGLAWALLQAAGPELQAECDEVVRKNGRLQAGCAVITGAGKLPCKQVIHAVGPRWKEQDAGKCMHLLKKTIKMSLQLAETYNHRSIAFPSVSGGIFGFPLHKCVNAIVSAIKKTLEEFNGKSNLKEIHLVDIIEDNVQAFIKALKEVFSDDVPLNDPVQSLNTQTNIVRQPSKRTASQSGMNFALVTTEEGLDIMLKKGSIEDVTTDGVVISVGGDLQLDKGQLAKALLSKAGPRLQADLHDEGLGKSHGEGSVFITKGYSLSCSYVFHAVTPSWSQGSESAVKILGRIVTKCLQSAEELSLKSVTFPAIGTGILGFPGSVVAKLLFDTAYEFSNKKKTNSLREVHFLLHPKDVNNLQAFSNEFERRCGNDVDEASEGTGGDVYEMTIGYITFQVAAGDTTKETGDVIVNISNKSFNLKTGVSKAILEGAGKEVENECAELALKPNDGYITTKAGSLLCKKIIHFVAQDDVKVPVSKVLRECELQQCTSVTFPATGTGQAGCFPDTVADEMMDAITEFARSNSTPSVKTIKIVIFQSYLLNVFHTSMKKRENPGKTKSKSFLSRMASFLIPEKHPPKEKRKAVLENKVDRAVVQICGENEKQVEEAETLLKSTFLKEQFQREIKDDSILDSDEAXNEELCDLQKRLNIALFLGDNFIRITGFSKDVWFAYSSIQDMIHRVKTAKYEAIKAELYQNLIEWKYLEKDSYVFFDSMTNMCLESAFIRKQKDVSVVINKKKYMVNIESRYATDEEGKRITLTRTDKSADQESTALPEKWDDMQNQQLKIVKLKPDTKDYNEVKERFLKTTPSLNLKIEKIERVQNPSLWKVYQIKKCQMDAKNGNNNNEKFLFHGTSAESLTFISNYGCNRSYAGTHAAQYGNGTYFAVNASYSANDTYSKPDANGKKHMYLARVLVGQYSQETQGAITPAVKSVGNSVDLFDSSTDNVNNPSMFIVFNDIQAYPEYLITFTR; encoded by the exons ATGTCTTGTCAAAGCAGCACTCGCTCAGCAAAAGACCGATATCTGTCTATTCTTCTAAGGGCCTCTGTCTTGGATGACTTGAAGAATAAAGGTGTGAAAATTGACTTCAGTAAAGTTATATCCTTGAGCGGACCGAGAAGAGAGGTGCTGAAAGGAACTACCCTGATTGAGCAAATGCTGTCCGGGCTGCATTACAAGCGTGTGTTAATTAATGAGCCAGGAGCCAGGTCGTATTTCAAAGAAAGAGAATGCTTTTTTGCTGCCAGTGTGAAACATGAGTGTAACTGTCTAATCAGACTGGAAGAGCAGCCAGAAGAGTATCTGGAAGAACAACAAGCACACACTAACGTAGGCAAGCGCTATACACAGATGACAGTGCAGGGAGTTCTAATAGAGGTTTATAAAGCCAACTTGTGCACTCATCACGTTGATGTTGTGGTGAACGCATCAAATGAAGACCTAAAACACATTGGTGGCCTCGCTTGGGCACTGCTCCAAGCAGCTGGtccagagctgcaggctgagtGCGATGAGGTGGTGAGGAAGAACGGGCGTCTGCAGGCCGGGTGTGCAGTGATCACAGGAGCGGGGAAGCTCCCCTGCAAACAGGTCATCCATGCTGTTGGGCCCCGGTGGAAGGAGCAGGATGCAGGAAAGTGTATGCACTTGTTAAAAAAGACCATCAAAATGAGCCTGCAGCTGGCTGAAACGTATAATCATCGCTCCATAGCTTTCCCTTCTGTAAGCGGAGGGATTTTTGGCTTCCCGCTGCACAAGTGTGTAAATGCAATTGTGTCAGCCATCAAGAAAACCCTGGAAGAATTCAACGGGAAAAGCAACTTGAAGGAGATTCATCTTGTGGATATCATAGAGGATAACGTTCAGGCTTTCATCAAGGCACTGAAAGAAGTGTTTTCAGATGATGTACCTCTTAACGACCCCGTGCAATCTCTTAACACTCAGACCAACATTGTTCGTCAGCCTAGCAAAAGGACAGCTTCTCAAAGTGGCATGAACTTTGCATTGGTAACAACTGAGGAAGGCCTTGACATCATGctgaaaaaaggaagcattGAAGATGTCACA ACAGATGGTGTTGTCATCAGTGTTGGTGGAGATCTACAGCTTGACAAAGGACAACTTGCCAAAGCCTTGCTAAGCAAGGCAGGACCAAGGCTTCAGGCAGACCTACATGACGAAGGCCTGGGAAAATCACATGGTGAAGGATCTGTGTTCATAACAAAAGGTTACAGTCTGAGTTGCAGTTATGTGTTTCATGCTGTTACACCTAGTTGGTCACAGGGAAGTGAATCTGCAGTGAAG ATCTTGGGCCGGATTGTCACAAAATGCCTGCAATCTGCCGAGGAACTATCTTTGAAGTCCGTTACTTTCCCAGCGATTGGAACAGGGATCTTAGGTTTCCCAGGTTCTGTTGTTGCTAAATTGCTGTTTGACACGGCGTATGAGttcagtaataaaaagaaaaccaattctCTTCGGGAAGTTCACTTTCTGTTGCATCCAAAAGATGTAAACAATCTTCAG gcattttcaaatgaatttgaGAGACGGTGTGGCAATGATGTAGATGAGGCTAGCGAAGGCACAG GTGGC GATGTATATGAAATGACAATTGGCTACATCACGTTCCAGGTGGCCGCTGGTGATACTACCAAGGAAACTGGAGATGTCATTGTAAACATATCAAACAAATCTTTCAACCTCAAGACAG GTGTCTCTAAAGCAATTTTGGAAGGTGCTGGGAAAGAGGTTGAAAATGAATGTGCTGAACTAG CCTTGAAGCCTAATGATGGCTATATAACCACCAAAGCAGGAAGCTTGCTgtgcaaaaaaataatccattttgTTGCTCAAGATGATGTTAAAGTGCCAGTCTCCAAAGTGCTTCGGGAATGCGAATTACAGCAGTGCACCTCTGTTACCTTCCCAGCGACTGGAACAG GTCAGGCAGGCTGTTTTCCAGATACAGTAGCTGATGAGATGATGGATGCAATAACTGAGTTTGCAAGGAGCAACTCTACTCCATCTGTGAAAACTAttaaaattgtcatttttcaGTCATATCTGCTGAACGTGTTCCATACaagcatgaaaaaaagagaaaatcctggtaaaacaaaatcaaaatcatttctttccaGGATGGCAT CATTCCTGATCCCTGAGAAGCATCCTCCAAAGGAAAAACGCAAAGCagttttggaaaataaagttGATCGGGCTGTTGTTCAGATTTGCGGTGAAAACGAGAAACAAGTGGAAGAAGCAGAAACCTTGCTGAAAAGTACATTTCTGAAGGAACAGTTTCAAAGAGAAATCAAGGATGACTCCATCTTGGATTCTGATGAGGCATAGAATGAGGAACTGTGTGACCTACAGAAGAGATTAAATATTGCTCTGTTCTTGGGAGACAACTTTATTCGAATTACAGGATTTAGCAAAGATGTCTGGTTTGCTTACTCAAGTATCCAAGATATGATCCACAGGGTTAAAACTGCTAAATATGAAGCGATCAAGGCAGAACTTTATCAAAACCTAATTGAGtggaaatatttggaaaaagatTCCTATGTGTTCTTTGACAGTATGACAAATATGTGCTTGGAAAGTGCTTTtataagaaagcagaaagatgttTCAGTCGTCATTAACAAGAAAAAGTACATGGTGAATATAGAAAGTAGATATGCTACAGATGAGGAAGGAAAACGTATAACACTCACACGTACTGATAAATCTGCAG ATCAGGAATCAACAGCACTCCCCGAAAAATGGGACGATATGCAAAATCAGCAGCTCAAAATAGTGAAATTGAAACCAGATACAAAAGACTACAACGAAGTGAAGGAAAGGTTTCTGAAGACCACTCCGTCACTAAATCTAAAAATTGAAAAG ATCGAAAGAGTACAGAACCCATCTTTGTGGAAAGTCTACCAAATAAAAAAGTGTCAAATGGATGCCAAAAATGGCAACAACAATAATGAGAAGTTTCTGTTCCATGGGACAAGTGCAGAATCATTAACTTTCATTAGCAACTATGGATGTAACCGCAGCTATGCTGGAACGCACG CTGCGCAGTATGGAAATGGAACTTACTTTGCTGTTAATGCCAGCTATTCTGCTAATGACACCTACTCAAAACCAGATGCCAATGGGAAGAAGCACATGTACCTGGCTCGAGTCCTTGTTGGACAGTATTCCCAGGAGACACAAGGAGCAATTACTCCAGCAGTAAAGAGTGTTGGCAACAGTGTGGATCTGTTTGACAGTTCAACTGATAATGTGAACAATCCATCCATGTTTATTGTATTTAATGATATTCAAGCTTACCCGGAGTACCTTATCACTTTCACTAGATGA